The genomic DNA GAACACAAGGGGGCAGAGGTCGCCTCTACGAAGGTTTGGAGTGGAGTTCTGGGCCTCAGTCTGCATCTAGTCCCTCCTCTCAGGGACAGAGGCTGCTACCCCCCACCTCACCTCTGCAGGGAGTCACTGTGGCTGGGAGAGCCGATAGGGAAACTCTCCCTCTTCCTGAGGAAGAACCACACAATGGAGCGGATACATCTGGAGCTGCTCACCTCACTGATGGCAAAATGTCTGCCAGACAGAGAACACACCCCTATTTTCTGCAAACACTCAGTACAGATACGCTGTTTCACACATCAGACACAGCATACACAGAAAAACAATCAAGCAACGAGCTCCCTCAAACCCAGATGGCACTGACACATGCAACAGACAGTAGCTCCAACGCCTTGCGTGGCACAgatatacacaaatatacagaCACTCAGACATCTAAACCATCTATAACCGTACAAGCTCACCCCATCGTGTCCAGCTCCATCGCCCCACCTCTCACCTCTTCTCCCCATTTGCTACCTTCCAGGACAACCTGGGAGAGTGGTACCATCCTAATCCCACATGGTGGAGCTGTTAGTGGGACACCTggagaaaaacgtccccatTCCTGGAGGAGCCAGCGAAGCACCGCCAGACTTAACTCTGAACTGACCTCCGCCATCACCTCTGATCCTTTAAAATCACCCACCGAACTTCAGCAGGATGACTCAAGCAGCGCGCACACTGATACTGAACCCACTGCGTCATCATCGTCATCCTCACACGGCTCCAGCTGGACTCATTCGTCCGCCACCCACATCACAGGGCATGACACAACTTTTGATGCTGTCAAGGCTGCTTCATTTCATCCGAACATTAGTCGAACTGACTCATCTTTATCAGCCGCATCAGATGTTAACAGTCAAACTGCTGCGCTTGAGTCTTCTGATAAATTTGAAAACACGGAGATGCTTCACACTTTCACTTCTTCCACGCCGAGTCAAACAAACTCTCCACGAAGCACAGAGAGCCTCACACGCTCGCCACTTCCTGACACGTCCTTCCCATTCACACAGACAagcaacaaagagacacaaacagcaacacaaagtacacacagcAATTTTGTTAATGCATACATGACTACTAACACTATCTCCTACTCGCCTGACATTACCAAAGTTGATGACCGGACTTCGAGTTTCCCCGGTTCTTCTTCTTCCACGCCAAGAGCAGCTCTGACACTGGGAGATGTAGTCCAGAACTCCGCCCCCACAGGAGCCACTACTGACACTGAAACATACACGCTGCATCCCACTTACACACTCTTACATGACAGCTCGTCTACAGATTCATCAACTCCTGTTCCTCTTTTGTCATCCAGTTCATCCGTACACTCATACACACCTTCATAcacacttcaaacacacacTACTTTTCCTGGTAGTTCACATTTAACGCACACACCTCCGCCTTTGCTCTCCACTACCACTGAAGTGGTAGTGGCTGCACACACACCCCTGAACAGCCATAAAACCACACCTAAACCCTCACAAACTTCAACAATCAAATCTACATCTTCACACACACCTCATACACAGAACCACCTGTCTTTACCATCTTCTACTGATGTCCCAGTTATGCATAAACAGCCCCACAACTATATTACTACTACATATACTTCTCTGCTCTCACTCATAACTGCAAAATCAGATAATGGAGAGGTAGAAGTAGTTAAAGAGGATGAGTCTTGGCAATGGTTTCCCAGCAGCACAACCACACAAACTCCCACAGCTGGATCTCCATCCAGGACAACCCCACACCCCAGCCAAGAGAACCATTTGACACTCACACCTTCTGTTTTAACCTCCACTTGGAGCTCCACAACTAGTCAGACACCCAAGTTCTACATTGTGCCAAACCAACCTACAGCCATCAGAggtattgtacatatttgtatGTAATTAAATCATAGGTTGGGGTGTCCAGGCCTGTTGTAATGGAAATATTTGTTCTGCCTGTCTGTATTTGTTCTGTCCAGTGGAGTCCattgagctgctgctgcagatcaTTGTTGGAGAATCCAGGTCGTCTTTTACTTCAGGTTTGGAGGAAGACACCACTGCCTGGGTAAGAGattatgtacacacatacatagtgGCATACAAAAAAGCACATATAAGTAATGGTATTGTATAATAGCTTTAGAGTTTGATTTAGTAACTGCTACAAAGTTCtaactttttttctgaaacCTTTTTCTTCCAGGTGGAGCCGTACCTACAGAAAGCTCCGGGGTTCAGCAGACTGCTGGGAGTCTGGAGCAGGTGAGGTCTTACagagtacatactgtatgttctgtAGCTACAGTAAGCTCCAGTCAGCTCTAGTTTGTGTCTCTCATATATTACCATTAAATTCAAGTTTCAaattttaaacacaacattgacaatGTAACACACTATAAAGTTGTTTATGCATCCAGCAGACCTATCTATTCATTTAAAGTCGTGTTTTTCCCAATtgacaaatgtaaataaaatgttcagTGTCCTTTTTAGCTCTCTTGTGGTCTCCTCTTAACTCCAGAGGAGGGACATATTTGGCTCTTTAGCTGAATGCTGCAGTATGTCCATCAGCTACAGTATTTGCTAACTATCTGCCATTTGAATATACCTTCAGAACAGCAAAGAATTGTTGTTGAATAACCTTCTAAGTTTTTCAGAGATGGCCAGGTATTAATTTTTCAGAAAATCGGATGCCAAGCTCTGTGACTCAAATATAATGGTAATACATGACAGGGACAGACTGGGCTTACGTTGCATAAGTTGAATGTGCTATCGTCTTAGTGGCAATGCAGTgcagagtctggtggagtttaaAACCAGTGGGGCTCTGCAGTGGCTCAGCATGACTGGACCCACATCACTGATGGAACGAACAGGACTAGCTCAGGCGGTTTGTGACGGGAGGAGCTTCAGATCATCCAAGATCACCAACATCACACTCGGAGGTAAGGCTAGGTTGAGATGGCCACCTATAGACAGCTGACCAAAGATTCCTAACTTTTGGGCCGCCCTTGTAGCCTAGTGGTTTAAGGCGAGTCCGGCCGAGGACCTTTTGTTGCATGTCGTTCTCTTCCTCGCTCCCCTGGTTTCCTGTCATCTCTACTTCGGCACAAAAAATACTTTAACAGCCAGTTTAGCAGTCAGCCACAGTGGCTACATTTACCTGGGAGGGAACTCCATTCTTAACCTGCTTACTCAATTAACCTGGTTACAGACAGACCCATGTAAACATTATAACTCAGTTAGATTGACTTAATTAAGCATATAATACAGTTATGAGAAATCTTATTAATGTGTCTGGTTTACTCAGATATTAAACCTGTTACTGTGGCATGTAATCATCTTACTGTACTCCTTTTACTTTCGGTTGTTGTGCTGTGGCTGCATGTTTATGGGTGGACAAATTAGGTTAGTGTATTCTGATTGTAGATCATTTGGGGCAATAAGGATACTTGTTTGCACTGTAtcaaataatacagtataaaCAAAAGTCAACCAACTCTACATCTAAACAGTCACTAAATTACGCTATATAGacttccaaaacatatatatttaatgtatacattttCTGGCACACATGCCCCGCCATCTGCAAGGTATTCCAGCTATTGTTTTAACATTGACAAGGACATTTAAAGGATAATGCTGGTAATATTCTATATTTGGTACAGTCAACAAACtccttggggggaaaaaaaaaaaaaaaaaaaaagtatcctactaacaagtattgtctgtgtagccaATGCCTGATATTATTCCTTTGTGCCATAGAGCGCCATTGTTATGAAACTAAACCATAAATAAGTCACACTGGCTGGTATGTACTGTCATTATGATGAACATGGCCACTGCAGTTTAGTTTAAGTCAATTCCAAACATACCATCCTGCTACCTTGAATACTCAGCACTGcaccaacaaatgcactatttactcctgtttgagtaacatttgctaaaaactacgGTTCTAGCTGATTTTAGACATTGcttttttgaaataaatgacacaaacatatttgtgacccatttttaaagatttacctCTTCAGTAGGTACTAGAATGATTGGGAGTGCCAGAGACAGGGTAGGGAAGTACTGAGACTGACTAATgcgatgtttttgttgttgttttatggcATTTCTTGACAGTAATAAAACTGTAGAATAACACCAACCACATCCTTCAACACATCTTCCCTCCAGGTCTGCAGGGTGATGTGTGTGACTGGTTACTGCAGTGTCCAGCAGGCTACAAGTGTGTGTTCCAGCCTGGCCCTTCAAACTACAGCTGTTCTTCTGTCTGCCACTTTGACTACTGCCACCACCATGGCATCTGTACTCACCACCCGGGCCAACGTCCAGTTTGCCGGTAAGAGCACAGAGGCACTAATACACACACTTAGGGCTGGCaaataattcaatatgataatTTATCGTCTTTCAACGGAATCATATTGTGATGAAATCATATATCGATTGTctaattatataattacaagcacatactaactcaattttctcagaaaatctattgtgaaacattttgaggtAATATCCTTTTGAATaattgcagatttgttttaacatcacactatttttgtgcatgcatgtaaacatcGTCAGTATATCGCTAcaattttttaactttttttttctctataatttcacttgaaactgtttaccacattattgatgattatttatctaaaatgtcattgtaaaaaaatattgcaaaagcaccaattgtcaaccctacaatatcgtcgcaatatcattgtatttggtcaagaatatcgtgatatctgtcgttctccatatcgcccagccttaCATACACAAATTGTGTATCGCTCTGTCCATCCAAGGACGTTTTGTGCATTAAAGCatctttttgtttgtgtctcagCTGCCTTGTTGGAGAGGACTTCTGGTACATGGGTCAGCGGTGTGACATGAGGATGACTCGAGTGCGGCTCGTGGGCGCATGTCTTGCCATCTTACTCATCATGGTGACAGTGATTGGCGTTTTGGCCTTTGTGGCAGTGCGACGTTACCGAGCCATTCTGATCCAGGCCAAAGTAGATCAGACTCGGAGCAGGTATGCACTGACTCACTGATGTACACATACAATTACAGCTCAAAACATACAACCTGCAATACAAAGATTAATACACACAATCCACAGATATCACACAGATACCCTGTACATGACATGTTGTATAAACAATTAGATGTTTCGACGATCTAGTTAAAAAgaaatttgttgaaaataaatgaaatgggcAACTGTGTTTCTATAACAGTGGGTGTTGAACAGTCCTGTGGGCTTCTGGGTGGACCTTTAAAATAACAGAGGAAACGCACGTTAACACACACAGCTTTGgtaaacataaaaatacagtTGACttaacatgactccaaatgactCCGATTAATGTGACATACACGGAAATAACACAATGGACACCTTTGGGGAGCTCATGTGTTGTGATCCGGGAAGGGAAAACTCAACACAAATAGTAATTGTAATTAAAGTAATGTCCACTAGGTGTCACAGTCTGGTTGCCAAACCACAAACTGAAGATGAATGCTGCACTGTAGACTCTTGGAAAATGTTGAGACGGTCTGACTGAATCCAAATGTCCACGGTCTGGACTTGCAGACAATGACATGTTCACTGTCATCACGTTAAGTCTGTTAGGGTGCTGGGCCTCGAGGGGATGAAATGTGTTATTAGACAGGACTTCAGACCTCACTTTCATGTTGATGAATCAAAATTTCTGTTACCCACATAGGCCTACTGACATTTGCAATGTATGCAAGATAAACCTCACATACACCAAATAAGAATATTATGGCTTATAAATGATGTGTAGTTTACAGGATTGGactgctttttttattattattattattatcatcatcatcatcatcatcatcatcatcatctttaatTTCTTGTCACATCCATATTGCTATGAACTTTGGGTAATCTTCCAAGTAAAGTCTGGTGAAATCTGTACCCCAAGCAGACTTTCTGGATGTCTCCTTGAGGGCCTTGTGTGGACATGATGAATAGTAGTTATATAGGTAAATATAGACTGCCTTCAACAAATGTGTTGAAGCGCGAACATTGGGATTCAGcctcttaaagctgcactggccaacatttttatgttaaaacaGTTGTCGTCTGAACCTAAGTCACAGAATGGGAGGGAAGAGTTTTATCCGCCATAGTTTCATCCTATTGCTGAGATTAACTTCTAATATTGGGTATGGAtacggacagagacagacaggagtcGGAAGTTAAGCCATAAATCCAGAGTGTCTCATTAACAGTAGGGAGAGACGTTCTGTCCACAGAAAGTTGGGCTCTTAGATCAGAGTTTTACTTTCTCCAGCAGGACCACCCAACAGGAGAGCACagtttactgtacttaagtcatTTTTACCTTTCCCCCCATTGTTtgctttttgcattttgttttcagcGAGACTTTCAAAACTGCcataaaatggagaaaaaaaatatttgtttgaaaaatatttattcTTACTCAAACCCATATCAAATTGGACCAGATACAATACATATTGTGCCCTGTTAATATTAATCCAAACATTATGATTTGTTGTGTGTGCAGCTATCGCAGGTTCAACCATTTTGATGAGCTGTCAGGACGGTTCTGGTTGCGTTCGTGGGCAGGATCAGCAGACTCACTAGATAATCCTGCCTTTACACGCTCCGATGAGTTACTGCACCTGCGGGCGCTCGACCGCCCCTGTTGTTACCACGACGACACGCTGTCTCTGGCCTCCACCTGCGCCAGCCATGGAACACGCATCAATACAATCTACCCCCACAggtacacacaacacacacacacacacaccacaagtCCAATATTACACATGAATGGTTCATATGCTTAACGGTATCAGAATGTTATTGATCAGGGAGcgaatgtctgtctgtcatcaaTCTGtctaaaatatgaaaaacatacGAGAGTATGCATAAGATATAACATACAGtactcacaaaagtgagtacacccctcacattttagtaaatatttcattatatcttttaatgggacaacactgaagaaattacactttgctacaatgtaaagtattaagtgtacagcttgtataacagtgtaaatgtgctgtcccctcaaaataactcaacacacagccattaatgtctaaactgctggcaacaaaagtggcatggttttatgtcggttagcctaatagctggtttgatttgcattgagagatgattttaagtaccccatgccaatctctaggtatggtgaagggcatgtgatgatgtggggctattttaattccaaaggccaagggaactttatcaggatgcatagtatcctggatccatgaaataactgacctttaaaaataataatctgcctgcctgtatgggaatttaacatagaggtgtactcacttttgttgccagtggtttagacattaatggctgtgtgttgagttattttgaggggacagcacatttacactgttatacaagctgtacacttaatactttacattgtagcaaagtgtaacttcttcagtgttgtcccattaaaagatataatgaaatatttactaaaatgtgaggggtgtactcacttttgtgagatactgtgtgtgtatgtatgtatgtatgtatgtatgtatgtatgtatgtatgatatatatatatatatatatatatatatatatatatatatatatatatatatatatatatatatatatatatatatatatatatatatgaccatTAATAAATGTGTATTTCAAACGATGTGAATGAATCATTAAAACCCAATatccatgaataaaataaaacattcctGGCCCTTTCCTTTTTATTACTTATAGTTCCCCTAAGTTTTTCTTGACAAAAAACTATGTAAGTATTGGCActcattcacacaaacacataagcaCATATATGTCTGTGTAAATAATCCCTAGGCTCTCTGTATTCCCTGTAGCTCTCAGTATGGTTGGAGGGGAAGCGAGATGAGCATGGGGGATGGTGTGTTGGACTCAGGTAAGGCCAGTGACCTTTCTGTCTGTAGCTGGCCTGTGGAACCCATTCAGTGGACTCCCTTCCCACTTCTGCAGCAACTGGCTTCCCACAGGACACCCGCAGTGAGTGTTTgactgtgtgattgtgtgtgagagacagaaaacgagagagagagagagagacaggtatatATGGTTTTTATTATGTGTTGTTTCCCTGTGAAACCAGGTGAGGGTGTCGAGGCCACGGTCTTACTGTGAAGGCATGGAGCTGGTAGACCTGGGGAAGAGCTGGACTGCTTGACACACATAAAGAAGAATCAAATTTAATGTTGACACTGGTATTTGCAGCTCATTTGTTCATTGTAGACCTCACATGTTCTTGTTTTGTTGattaaaaactttaaaacaatAAGTGTAAATGTGTATATAAGTGTATATTTTTGTTAGGTTGTTGCTACGTCATCGAGTTTGTATCTCCAATCTGTTTCTTATATGCTCACTCAGATAAGATGTAGGATATACTGTAAAGTAAGGAAAAACAAAGAAGCAATCTAAATGTCTGTGGCACCGAATCTTATATAATGCTTTAATAAACAAATCTTACTCAGGGCAAGAATAAatgtattcagttttttttgcttttgacaGTTAATAAATGTAGGTCCTTATGCATTTAAACATACTGAGCTTTCCATTATGTCATCATTTAGCAAGGAAAGTTTATTTGTAGCACATTACATACAACAGGAAGTTGAATTGCTTTACATAATGCATTGTAACATTTTACAGAAAGGTTAGTTCCAGGCATGACTGGATTGCCAGCTGTCCAAAGTAGGTAACTGCTCTGTGGCGTATGTAAGTATGTAATGTgattaatcacacatttcttttaagAATTTGCACAGTACAAGTACACTATCAACTAAGGTGTGTCCTGTACTATTACTGTACCTAATGTCGTGTCTGAGGGACCCTGTGTCAAAATCTAATAATAAGACTTCATTAGGaacccaaaaaaaaattgttttctcCCTCTTGGGTGAAGATCTGTGGTGCATAGTAACTAAATGTTGTTTCTCGATGTTTAGTTTGGACTGGAAATTTGTTAACAGCTTCACAACAGATTATATGAGAGGCAGAGAGTGCTCATATGGGTAAAGACGGTGAGAGATGTATTTTGGCCTAAAACAATGTAAAGTAGTACATTTACCTCTATTCTATGACACGCTAAAGTCCAGTGCAAAGACCCCAGAATTGGTGTGATGTGTTCACTAGACTGGAGTTTTTAGGGGAATTTCTCTCTTTAAATTAGTATCTtctaatattacattttaaagtgtatttcacataccttcttcctctctctgtctcactcaagCACACACAAGCCACACCTCCTCTCAATGCTGTGTATGAACCTTAGCTGGAATGTGATGCCATAAATGACTGGGAAAGACTGTTACAGAGTGCAATGGGATAATATTTACACTGTATTGCACTCCTATAATTGTCCCTGTCCTGGGAAAAGGAATAAGGGAGTGATtgattcagagagagagaggaaatgtgGCAAATAAAGGAAGAGAGTGAATGTGTGTTaaagggagagagcgagagagcgctAGAGATAGGGATGAGTGAAAAGTGGACAAAAGCTACCTGCTAGCTTCTTCCATATACGGTCTTAGAGCCAAGAGCCAGGCCTGTGAACTTCTCTGACTGTGTGAGTGAGCAATGTAGGGAGTATGTACATATCCGTGCATGTTGTAATACATGCATGAGTCATGCACGCCACCTAGTAATGAAATGAGTGTCAGGAAACGTCGAGAAATGTCTGTCAGTGAGGAGTTTGTGAGTACAAAATTGGGTGATACCTCCCTTTCTACATATAATTCTGTGGGTACTGGTGAAGGACACAACATCCACACAGGGCACACACAGCCTTAAAAAGGGAGATTCATTCATTTCCTCAGACTGGTCACATGACATGAGCAGTGCATTCTTCCTTCCCATGTGACTAGCTCCAACATCTCCTTATATGGACGTCATCCAAAGGAACTCTTAAAGGGATGGTTGtcctgccctgtgtgtgtgtgtgtgtgtgtgtgtgtgtgtgtgtgtgtgtttaatgtctgTCTAGAGCAGGATAATGCCACTCTGAAAAGCTAATTCCCTGATCAGCTCATTCACCCCCTTCTATCcttagtgtctctgtgtggtcATTTCCTGTGTGCATCTGCAGAAGTGAAGCACTGACTGTGAAACCTACTTCCTGTCTCTTCCTGGCTCCCATATATCCTTATTTGGAACACATCAAGCCAGTGAGAATTCCTACTGTAAGTTTATGAGTCTTTGTCTGGTGCCCTTATTGAGTTAAAACAGCACCTCCAACTTAAGTTTGGTAAATTTATAAAATGAGCTTTGCATAAAGACTTCAAAGTGTGTTAtcgtaaaaataaatatattgtctAAAAGAGTATTTCAGGTTGGACCTGAAGCCTTGCgttacatatttgtgtgtgtcaatgAGCAGGTGTGTATATGCATATAAAAGTGAGTCAGATCAATCAATACTAATTTCACAATATGCCTCACAGTTCAATTTATTTGACACCAAATATAGGTATGTTCTGGAAATGATACACCTGCCAAGCAAGGTTAATCTGCCCCCTCCACTCACATAAACATTACAAGTGATGAGAGATAGGAGAGTCACTGtcactctgctgtgtgtgtgtgtgtgtgtgtgtgtgtgtgtgtgtgtgtgtgtgtgtgtgtgtgtgtgtgtgtgagagagaaactgtTATGCCAGGGCCAACGTGTTAATCAGGGTGTTAACAGTGCTGTCAGTGACCCTGAGATTGTAACCACCCCACGTCCTGGCACAACTAACCACGAGTATCTGCCTTGAATTTGCAAATGCATTTTAGCACAGTGCAATTcagttctgttgtttttgtgcttCACTTTAAATTAATCATGGACCTGTTTGTCTGCGTCCCACACTTTTCCTCCAATTGACAAATAAAGAACATAAGACAGTAGCGTGGGTATGTTAATCAAATGTGGTTAAAAGTTTGTGTAATCACTGAGAAA from Sander vitreus isolate 19-12246 chromosome 2, sanVit1, whole genome shotgun sequence includes the following:
- the vap gene encoding uncharacterized protein vap; translation: MQLHVCLLLFIITTDKTLALSHNHCGGNVSLDQKPAGRINLTLPGLFTDTNDRLNPLNHQSDKTLSVLTCTWTIGIPLGQTVLLKSVWLESGLSVSVRCVLNEEDQVLESGGTALLSGCDGNKVTLNWTGPGRSSNEIQLSYDVQEDERNSSEDHTSPHTDQDLLLWSQTGTSFTSTAPVGQEVVRGTQGGRGRLYEGLEWSSGPQSASSPSSQGQRLLPPTSPLQGVTVAGRADRETLPLPEEEPHNGADTSGAAHLTDGKMSARQRTHPYFLQTLSTDTLFHTSDTAYTEKQSSNELPQTQMALTHATDSSSNALRGTDIHKYTDTQTSKPSITVQAHPIVSSSIAPPLTSSPHLLPSRTTWESGTILIPHGGAVSGTPGEKRPHSWRSQRSTARLNSELTSAITSDPLKSPTELQQDDSSSAHTDTEPTASSSSSSHGSSWTHSSATHITGHDTTFDAVKAASFHPNISRTDSSLSAASDVNSQTAALESSDKFENTEMLHTFTSSTPSQTNSPRSTESLTRSPLPDTSFPFTQTSNKETQTATQSTHSNFVNAYMTTNTISYSPDITKVDDRTSSFPGSSSSTPRAALTLGDVVQNSAPTGATTDTETYTLHPTYTLLHDSSSTDSSTPVPLLSSSSSVHSYTPSYTLQTHTTFPGSSHLTHTPPPLLSTTTEVVVAAHTPLNSHKTTPKPSQTSTIKSTSSHTPHTQNHLSLPSSTDVPVMHKQPHNYITTTYTSLLSLITAKSDNGEVEVVKEDESWQWFPSSTTTQTPTAGSPSRTTPHPSQENHLTLTPSVLTSTWSSTTSQTPKFYIVPNQPTAIRVESIELLLQIIVGESRSSFTSGLEEDTTAWVEPYLQKAPGFSRLLGVWSSGNAVQSLVEFKTSGALQWLSMTGPTSLMERTGLAQAVCDGRSFRSSKITNITLGGLQGDVCDWLLQCPAGYKCVFQPGPSNYSCSSVCHFDYCHHHGICTHHPGQRPVCRCLVGEDFWYMGQRCDMRMTRVRLVGACLAILLIMVTVIGVLAFVAVRRYRAILIQAKVDQTRSSYRRFNHFDELSGRFWLRSWAGSADSLDNPAFTRSDELLHLRALDRPCCYHDDTLSLASTCASHGTRINTIYPHSSQYGWRGSEMSMGDGVLDSGKASDLSVCSWPVEPIQWTPFPLLQQLASHRTPAVRVSRPRSYCEGMELVDLGKSWTA